CCCTCCCTCCTACCGCCGGAGCGGCAAGCGGAAGGAGAGTGGCCCAACGCAGACGCCGGAGATTGGAGCAGGAATTttttcctccgccgccgcctgggaGACGCGGAAGACCTAGCGGTTCTGGACACCTCGATCACGTGGTGATTAGGAAAGACAGGATTGTGTCCCAATTTTTCGCTTCGTGGACGGTGGGATAGGTGTCCATTATATCGAACGGTCAGATGCTTGATGTGAAACATTTTTGATGACGTACGGActcgaatataatagtaaagagatATTAAAAATATGTTTCAAGGAATTGAATACACTTTTCAAGGAGGAATTTAATAGTACTATGTATTACTCCGTCCGGTCGGATTTAATAGACACGGAGGAAGGGCTGCACACGCATGCCATCAGCAGGTGAGCGCGTCGATTATTTACGTCCGGAGGTAGTAGTTGATACAGTGGAAAGCATTTGTTGTGATCAGACGCGGCAAACAATTTTGACAAAGTGGTGAAAATTGACGATGCAGCCGCCGTCGGGCTGGAACGCCTTGTCCATGTTGGCCTGCATCTCCTTCGCCCTCCCCCTCATCCGCTCCCCTTCCTCCCCGCGCAGCAGCGTTGCCACCGCGTCAGCCACTCCGTCCCGCGTCATCGGACCGTCGAACGCCACGCCGATACCCCATACGCTGGCCACCGAGCGAGCGTTCATGGTGTGGTCGCCGAAGAATGGGCGGCACGCCATTGGCACGCCACTGGACAGGGCCTCCAGCACCGACAGCCAGCCGGCATGCGTGACGAACGCGCCCACAGACGCGTGCCGAAGCACGCCCACCTGCGGCGCCCACGGCACCACGAGCCCCGCTGCGCGCTCCAGGAAGCCTGCCGGCAGCAGCGACCACGACTTCTCCCCCAGCGACCAGAGGAACGGCGCCCCCATCGCCTCCAAACCGGCCGCAAGCTCCCGCAGCTCTTCCGGCCGCAGCGCGGCGACCGTGCCGAAGCCGATGTACACGACGGTGCGCGCGGGGTGGCGGTCCAGCCAGGCTAGGCAGCCGTGCGGGTCGGATGGTGTTTCGTCTTGCGCGGGTTGGGCGGCGGGTAGGAGGTGGTAGGGGCCAAGGAGGAGTGGGTTTGGGAGCTCTGCAGCGAGTGCGGCGGTAAGGTCCGGCGGGTCCTGACCCGGGAAGGAGTtgacggcgacggcgatggcgtgTTTGCGGGCTTGCTGCGCCGCGCGGTGCACGAGGAGGTTGATGACGTGGTTGAAGTCGCCGGAGACTATGCCGTCGTTGAGGTCCCGGAAGCGGTAGCCGCCCAGGCCGGCGTACGCGGTGAGCGGCTCGTCTACTCTGCTCGCCCCTGCAAAATGTTTATCCATGACATAACGATCCGGCCTGTAATAGTAGTGTACTAAGATTGATTGGAGTGAGTGACGGCCGTACCCGTATCGCCCAAGTCGTCGCGGAGCTTGTCAGTGTGGAGGTGCGCGAGGAGGGAGAAGGACGCCGGAGTCCATACGGGAACCCACGGCGCCCCGACAGCGGCAGCGGCGTCCGCGGCCATCCAGACAAACGCGTCCCCGATCACGCAGCTCACCCTCGCGCCACCCGCGGAGGCGCGGGCCGCCTCGAGCCCGTCTCGGATCACACCCTTCTCGGCCGCCGCCATGAAAAGCTCCATCATTCGCGGGAGAGGCAACATTGGTGGTGAGGACGACGCCGACGCCCCGTCAGCGATCTCCACGAAACGCAGGTTTCCGGGCAGCGTGCCGGTTTTACGGAGGAGCGCGGCGGAGGCGGAAGTTGTGAGGAAGGAGATGATCGTCCCGTCCGGCACCGCGGCGGCAAGGGCGCGCGTCAGGGAGAGCACCGCGGCGGCGTGGGAGCTGAAAGGAAACGCCACCACAGCGATGTGCGGCGCCATTTATACTTGCTCGGTATTTTGCCTAGCCGTAGACCGTAGTAC
This region of Lolium perenne isolate Kyuss_39 chromosome 2, Kyuss_2.0, whole genome shotgun sequence genomic DNA includes:
- the LOC127336551 gene encoding anthocyanidin 3-O-glucosyltransferase — protein: MAPHIAVVAFPFSSHAAAVLSLTRALAAAVPDGTIISFLTTSASAALLRKTGTLPGNLRFVEIADGASASSSPPMLPLPRMMELFMAAAEKGVIRDGLEAARASAGGARVSCVIGDAFVWMAADAAAAVGAPWVPVWTPASFSLLAHLHTDKLRDDLGDTGASRVDEPLTAYAGLGGYRFRDLNDGIVSGDFNHVINLLVHRAAQQARKHAIAVAVNSFPGQDPPDLTAALAAELPNPLLLGPYHLLPAAQPAQDETPSDPHGCLAWLDRHPARTVVYIGFGTVAALRPEELRELAAGLEAMGAPFLWSLGEKSWSLLPAGFLERAAGLVVPWAPQVGVLRHASVGAFVTHAGWLSVLEALSSGVPMACRPFFGDHTMNARSVASVWGIGVAFDGPMTRDGVADAVATLLRGEEGERMRGRAKEMQANMDKAFQPDGGCIVNFHHFVKIVCRV